The following DNA comes from Teredinibacter haidensis.
GCGATAAAATAGCCGAAATGGGGTCATCTGGTACCGATACCGTAAAGCTGCATTTCGAGATTCGATATGATGGTAATCCGGTCGACCCCCTTAGGTTCCTTCCTCGCAAGTAGTTAGTAATAAAGTAGTATTTTTTCTCCGAAAAGCTTAAAGATTTGTCATTGCTGCCGACATCTACTCTTACTGGTGGCGGAGTTATCAACGCATAAACATAACTTTTCGATAGAAACCAAAACCGGAGGGGGGTAGTAGTATTGCCCAACCTGCAAAACGGCGAGCATATGGATTCTCGCAACTATAAATCTCGGTAACAGGAGTCAGGTCATGGCGGTTCAAGAACTCGATGCAGTTTTATCTTATGCGGATTTAGAGCAGGACACGCTGGTACAACAGGGTACGTCTTTTGGTTCCGTGGATGATTCAAGGTCTGAAGAAATACACTCAAAACAGTCCCGTAAGCCCAAAAGTACTCGTGCTTCAAATACTAGTGATGTTGATGACACCTATCAGCGCAACCTCGATGCAACTCAGCTTTACTTGAACGAGATTGGTTTTTCTCCCTTGTTGAGTGCTGAAGAGGAAGTGTATTTTGCACGCAAAGCCCTCAAAGGAGACGATGCTTCACGTAAACGCATGATCGAAAGTAATTTGCGTTTAGTTGTAAAAATTTCCCGTCGATATGTTAACCGTGGGCTGGCGCTTCTCGATTTGATCGAAGAGGGTAATCTAGGCCTGATCCGAGCGGTTGAGAAGTTTGACCCCGAGCGTGGTTTCCGATTTTCGACGTATGCGACCTGGTGGATTCGACAGACAATTGAACGCGCCATTATGAATCAGACCCGGACTATCCGTTTACCGATTCATGTTGTGAAAGAGTTAAATGTGTACTTGCGCGCTGCGCGAGAGCTTTCCCAGAAACTTGATCACGAGCCTTCGGCAGAAGATATAGCCAACCTCTTAGATAAGCCTGTAGAAGATGTTGAGCGAATGCTGGCTTTGAATGAGCGTGTGACCTCAATGGATGTGCCTATTGGCCCATCTTCCGAAAAAACCGTGGTAGATACGGTGCCCGATCAGCAGGTTTCTGACCCTGTAGAGCTTCTTCAAGACCGAGATTTGTGTACTAGCTTGAATGGTTGGTTGGATGAGTTGAGCGAGAAGCAGCGCGAAGTTGTAGCACGTCGCTTTGGTTTGCGTGGGCATGAAACGAGTACGCTTGAAGAAGTGGGTCGTGAGATTGGTTTGACTCGCGAGCGTGTACGCCAGATCCAGGTGGAAGCGCTGCGCCGTTTACGCGATATTCTGGAAAAGCAGGGTTTGGATGCTACAGCCTTGTTTGGTGCTATGTAATTAGCGCGCAAAGAAATAAAAAGGGTTGCCTTCCAGCAACCTTTTTTTTGTTTCTCAGCTTTTCTGGCACTTGTTGATCGGAAGTGAACAGCTACCGAAAACGGTTGTTTAAGGTTTTAGCTCCAGCCACACCGGGCAGTGATCAGAGCCCACAATCTCGTTGAATATACCGGCATCGCTGTTGTGTTCTGCTATTTCTGCCGAGCACATAAAATAATCTATTCTCCATCCAACGTTTTTTGCGCGAGCGCCTGCACGATAGCTCCACCAGGAATATTTGATTTCTTCAGGGTAAAACTGACGGAAAGTATCGACAAATCCGGCATTGATATAGTTGTCCATACCGTCAATTTCCTCCTGCATGTAGCCAGCGGACTTATTGTAGTTTGGTTTGGCTCGAGCGAGATCAATGGCTTGGTGCGCAACATTCAAATCGCCACACACAATAACCGGTTTCGTCTTTTCAAGATTTTTTAAAAAGGCAAGGAAAGCGGCATCCCAACCTTGGCGGTACTCGAGACGTTTTAACTCGCTGCCACTATTGGGTACGTAAACCGTTACCAGAAAATAATTGTCATATTCTGCAGTAATCACACGTCCCTCTAGGTCGTGTTCTTCTTGGCCGATATCAAAGCTGACACTAATAGGTTTTGTTCGGCTAAGAATGGCTGTGCCGGAATAACCCTTCTTTTCTGCAGAGTTTGTATAGAGGTAGTAACCGTTAATACCCTCAAGAGCTTCCTCTACCTGATCATCTTGGGCTTTGGTTTCCTGCAGGCACAAAATATCGGGTTTCATTTGGTCTAGGGAGCCGAGGAAATCTTTTTTCATTACGGCGCGAATGCCGTTAACGTTCCAGGAAATAATCCGCATAGCAGTGTTCTTTTGTTGCCCGTTAGTGGTGGTTTTAATAGAAAACTAGCGCGAGATTATACCCGAAAGTATTTAAAACCGTGTTTTTATATCGTTGGAGGCAGGGCTTTGGGCTAAGTGGTACAGAGCGAAAACCGGCAAGGCTTAGCGCGAATTTGTGTTAGCCGAAAAAAAGCCCGCTTAAAAGCGGGCTTTTTAATACTGAAAAAAATCACCTTTCGAGATATTGCAGCTTGCCCTCTACTCCATCCCACTCTTCGGCATCGGCAGGAGCGTCTTTTTTCTCGGTAATATTGGGCCATACCTCAGAAAGCTCAGCGTTCAGCTCCAAAAACACTTCTTGGTCAGCA
Coding sequences within:
- a CDS encoding exodeoxyribonuclease III — encoded protein: MRIISWNVNGIRAVMKKDFLGSLDQMKPDILCLQETKAQDDQVEEALEGINGYYLYTNSAEKKGYSGTAILSRTKPISVSFDIGQEEHDLEGRVITAEYDNYFLVTVYVPNSGSELKRLEYRQGWDAAFLAFLKNLEKTKPVIVCGDLNVAHQAIDLARAKPNYNKSAGYMQEEIDGMDNYINAGFVDTFRQFYPEEIKYSWWSYRAGARAKNVGWRIDYFMCSAEIAEHNSDAGIFNEIVGSDHCPVWLELKP
- the rpoS gene encoding RNA polymerase sigma factor RpoS → MAVQELDAVLSYADLEQDTLVQQGTSFGSVDDSRSEEIHSKQSRKPKSTRASNTSDVDDTYQRNLDATQLYLNEIGFSPLLSAEEEVYFARKALKGDDASRKRMIESNLRLVVKISRRYVNRGLALLDLIEEGNLGLIRAVEKFDPERGFRFSTYATWWIRQTIERAIMNQTRTIRLPIHVVKELNVYLRAARELSQKLDHEPSAEDIANLLDKPVEDVERMLALNERVTSMDVPIGPSSEKTVVDTVPDQQVSDPVELLQDRDLCTSLNGWLDELSEKQREVVARRFGLRGHETSTLEEVGREIGLTRERVRQIQVEALRRLRDILEKQGLDATALFGAM